The genomic stretch agtgaatattacgacaagtcccaagcactacgagctcttttttaccacattttcaaaaaagaggtacagtgatcaaagtcaccccggtgatcaaagtcaccccagtttacggtactacaATTACAGCTCAAAAGCTCATTTTACTCAAGAGACGAATAGTtgatattatttaaaaaaaactatatctATTGCTTCCGAaaagaataatatttttaaaaattattttttacttATTTGTTACCCCTGCGATATGATCAAAACTACATTGTATATTGATTCATGAGTCAGCAAAACCATCAATGACAAATCTTTATTTATCATCTTAAtagaataaatattaaaatcgTATCGCGAAGAGAAGGTTTCCTTTGAATTGTATTATTAAATCGTTTAATTTGAGCATTTGATGGTATCCTTTCACTGTTCAATATCTAAAGAATTTTTGGGAAATGTGTGAGTGCGTCATTTAGTTCATATCATAATTTCTCCAAATGACCggcaaaaattattataaacctAACGGTTTGCCTGCTGTTCCCCTACATTGTCTTGCCGGAACAGTAACGAACGTAATTGACATAATTTAGGCTTCGAATGAACGATCCGTGTGTTCTTTTATTATAGTGTAAATTGTTAGCATAGGTAATCGTGGACATTTGcgagaatatttttttaagttgcaCAATATTACGTTGTTAACGTGTACTGGTTATCAGTTTGACTTCAACCGGGTAAATGTGAGGATAACCTTGcggaaagttaaaaaaatagcATGGATCTTCTGATATTGACATTCATTGTAGTGCATATGATTCTTGTTAACGGTCAAAGTGAGTAGAATTCATGTGGCATCGACATACCTAACATGCAATTCActtgcatttttttctcttcGTTACCTAATTTTGTATGACCTTTCATAACGGTTTTTGTACAGCTTTTCACGAGCACACGGTTAGATGTAGTTCATATGATCCAAcacaatttattttcatttcaatcgTTCTGATGAATTGCTAGAAAGAAATTTCGAAATCATCACTCACCAAGTTTTATGCTCTAGTAACTCTAGTATCGTTCAAGTTCAAACTTTTCAGTGCCGGTGATGCTTTAACCATATCGATTTTTTATGATCAATATATCATTTGTTAGAAAGTATTTCATCATTGATTACATCTATTAgttggtagtttttttttggcttgATAGGTATCAATGGTATCAATGTTAACGCTACACAACATCAGCTCAATTGTTATTACGAAGTGCAAACGACATTGAGTTTTTATGTGTGAAATGTTTTGCTAGCTTGAGCATATATTGTTCAgattcaatatgggtattcatgtcgagctcgtaaacaaatacccagccgtaaaaatactcacctccattgacgagtaatggaagatacacagtttacggctgggtattcgtatacgagcttgatgtgaagacccctaatgaATTAGTTTGAGACCGGTGGTATTTATTAAGCGATACCATGTTTATTGGATTGTTAGTTCTGTACAGCACCCCGTTGCGTGTGATTGTAGTGAAGTGTGTCGATCGTTTAGAATTATGCCATTAGCTGATATTTGTTGGAAGTTGTTGCTGTTCCCGTGGATTGCTAAATTTGGTCAATGGAAGGAGATTTGCTGGCTTCAATTTCAGACGACAACTCCGTTTCCTTTTATCACGTTGCCAAACGGATACACCTTTCCTTCCACAACCACGACGCCATCGTTCACATTCATTCCGCTTACAACAGCACCCGTGAACGCTAGCACCGGAACAACTGCGTTAACCACAGTCACATCGGTTCCATCCAATACCACAACGACTGCCCAAAATACATCGATCAGCACTACTACTACGTTTTCCACGCTGACATCTACAACATTTCAGACGACACAATCTACTGGCACTGCAACAACTGTGACATCACCGATATCTTCAACATTGTTTACCTCACCCTTAACAAGTACGACCTTTGCTACCACCAGTGGAACTACCGTCAGTGTATCTCCAACAACTCAAACCATTCCAACGCCACCCTTAACGTCGACGCCAGGTTCTTCGCTTTTTCCAACAGTAACGTTCACTACACCTTTTCCCACAAGCACAATCTCTAGTGGAACTTTAACAACATTACCTCCAATTACCACAGTGTCTAATATATCACCTCTGCCAACTTTTCCCACTTTCTTGTCCACACTGTATCCACCTACAACGCCAGGTACCGTTTCTACCACAGCAACAGTTTGTGCACCTGTACCATCAACGTGTCCTCCGACCATTAGCGTTACCCCAGTAGCAGCAGCCATTGATCCTCGACTATTGCCTCGACAGCTACCCAACGGCTGCCCTTGCATAGATATCAGACAGCAGAGCtatgtttaaatatttttcgatAGTTTAGGTATCTAGTCAAGACAGTTCACTCTATCATTAGTCATCCTCACACGTACTTCACAATGATGCGTTTCCCCAAAATACTTAGATGATGCTTGTTCAACTCCTGACGGGCAGTCTGGCATTTGTATAATGTATAACGACTGTGATTTCATTATGCGTCTTCTCGTCCAAAACTCCCAGAAGCGTGATCCAAATATAGAAAACTTTGTGATTCAAAGCATTTGTGGAAATCGCGACACCTCACAGCTGGTAAGTAGAACCGTTTTCCTCCATGAAACCTCTCCAatgaatttgatttaatttcaggTGTGCTGTTCTGCCCTTAGATTTTCGCAACAAACCATCGCAACCACTACCTCAGGATCATTTTTCTTCTCAAATATACAATCAGTTACCACTCCAGTGGTACCTACTAATACCGTTGGATTACAGAACGGACAATATAGATTACCAACAAATCCCATCGAAATGTGTGGGATGTCTAATGCATCCCATTCACGAGTCGTTGGTGGAGTGGATGCTCAACGAGGAGCTTGGCCGTGGATTGCTGTTTTAGGATACCGTGCAAGCAATTTCGATCTAACGACGGGATTTCGATTTCTTTGTGGAGGCACTCTAATAACCAGTAGACATGTGCTTAGTTCAGCGCATTGCattcaaaatttgttgttttttgtgCGACTAGGGGAGTATGATATAACATCCGACAATGATGGAGCGAACCCAGTcgatatttatgttgaaaaaacttTCGTCCACGAACAGTACAATGCGAAAACGATTCAACATGACATCGCTCTGATTCGTTTGCAGCAAAATGCACCACTTTCGAACGCCATCAAGCCCATTTGTTTACCGGTGGAGCAAGCGATACGTTCAGCTGACCTAACATATTACTCACCATTCGTTGCCGGTTGGGGTGCAACGTCATACCGAGGTCCAACCGCTAGCCGACTGCAAGAAGTACAGGTAGTTGTCGTGCCCATCGACCAGTGCGCCTTCAACTACCAGCTGTACTTTCCAGATCAGATATTCGACAATACGGTGCTTTGCGCTGGACTTCCTCAAGGCGGAAAAGATTCTTGTCAAGGCGATAGCGGTGGACCATTGATGTTGCCACAGGTGAGTACGAAAATTATGGTTGTAGTAGATGTGTCAACTATTTTAATTCGTATTCATATTATGTGGCTAAATAACATTAATTTCAGTTTTAATGGATTTAGTTTGTGTTTGAAAAGTACACTCTctcgtttttcttaatttgcaCTATATTGCGGTTTTTGAACGACACTTACATTAActgttatgtactcggcaaggTACCCGGGTTTATTGCTAGGGTTTAGGctttattgctttaaaaaacaaggataacctcaactcaaccagctgaaacttatggaatgctcctaactagtggaCATAAAACATTTTCCAGCATCAAATTGTTTATAGCAGTAGAGGGGGTCGAAGGGGGGGacttcgaatttttttaccccataagtactcggcagggtatccgggtacccacaaaatgaaatgcttcttgcttatttatttttgtccgattttcgatcttggctTGCCAAAAGGttggaaaatctgtctacttttaGAATCCGGGACTGACATGAACCTGTGACCACAGCTGGTtgctgtaaatccggatcttcgggagcATGTTTCGACGAGACGGAGtagtacaattgtcaataaaaccgaacaaaattggtatcaaaattcatgaaatcactctagaagttgattttcattcattctGAGTCCATCTGTCcgaaatggtcatctcgaagcAGATTCCCGATCTTGAACATGGTTCCGAGGATCCGGATTTACGAGAACCATATTAGACCAATGGCTCTGTAGGTCCCGTATACTAAAATAGATAAATTTTTCAACCTTTTGACGGATCAAGATTGAAAATAGGTCAAGAATTgaagaagtaagaagcatttaattttggtgggtacccgggtaccctgccgagtacttacgtgtgttaaaattgccgagtacaaaACGTTCAACTCATCAAATAAGTATTAGGAAGTAATTTTCAATGCTCGGATctaacattttgcatgtgtcTCTAGAAGCAACATGTCTATTGTTATTACcataattgaaatttttaatacctCTGAAAGTCCGCTCAGCTAGTTTTATGATTTGTACGTTGCTAATATTATACTATACCTAACAGGTTTTTGCTCAACACAACGACACGTATACTTTTGCTTCAGAAGCTCATGGGATTCCCCTCTTTCGAACAAcctttggtcattttctgcgtGAATCATGACCGTAACGAATCTGCACGTTTAGGTGTTAGTAGCAAATCGCACATAACACAAATTGTTTGGTGGTTTTCAGATGAATCGGTGTGATACGTACCTATTTATCTTTTTACAATCACAAACTTATTTTTGGAAATGAGTGCCACAAAAAATGAAACGAACCAAACTCGTCTAAAACATGCGTTCAGGACAACATAGctcatattattaaaaatgaaattagaCTATATCATTAAGTATTTGAGAATATAAAATATCTAATTCCTAGAAATAAAACGTTCTCTGGATACTGTTCAAATTTGTTTAATTATAATGCAAACTCGATGCTAATGTATGTATACATCTACTATCAACAGCGTTCGAGTAATGGCCAATACTACTATTTCAACCTAATTGGAATTGTTTCCTACGGATATGAGTGTGCAAAGGCAGGTTTCCCAGGAGTGTACGTGAAGGTCGGACCGTACATTCCATGGATCGAATCGAAGCTGAATCTTTAATGATTAGTATCGCTAGAACCATTGACCGCTGCAATCATCGACCTTTAAAAGTATTCAACGGCAAACCTATTGATGTTTATAATcattctaatatttttttcatgcgGATATAAATAAAGTGATTGTTTGTTTATAGCGAAACCATGATTGATGCAGTAATCGTAATTCATAAGTCATTGGTATTCAAACTGTGTATGCTAATCAATTCTGTACCGCAGTGTTGAATGAGGTGTATGGTTCCTCGTTATATCACTGGCCTCGTTATGTCACTTATAATTTTTGATTCGCATCTCTTCATCTCTTATATATTAAAAAgatattaataataaaatatggtttatgctGCGATGAAGACTTCTCACCCATTCATTTAAAGTTCACTCGTTCGTAAACCTTTCAGGAAGCGCGTGAATGAAGAAACCAGAAATTTTACTAAGACTGCtactggtgatgatgatgatccaAAAATGTTTACCATTCGTAATCTACATCCTTATTATTGAATACGAAGGCGAATTATATTCCAATCGAAAACACCGTACAAAGTATTTAATAATAAATGACTGACAACCACTGtatatcaaatttcattttcattaaaGGATTTGTTTTGTCGTTTTGAGTTTGTAAGGAGAACCCCACTGATTTATTTGAATCATTTGTCAAACTAcgtgaaactttttgaaaatgAGAAGATAAAGATATTTTACTACTACTGGTAAACGCTATTACGTTTGTTTCGTCGCAGATGGTACACGAACAGCAGCTTAATTTTATATAGAAGATAACATTGGTTGATAAGAAAGTGATGTGATAATTCATCTTAGGCATTTCATCCCAAATATCGTAGAATGATATCTAAATGTCTCGTCATAACAGAGTAAGATAATAAAATCATATTTGCGAAAGTTTCAATGCAAACAACTTAAAATTGAACTTGAAAACTTCACTATAAAGGAATTGATTGACATGTTAGAAGGTGTGAAAATCCtggatttgaaacattttgttacATTGTACAAATTGAATgctaatctaaacatataaaaatgcagctctgtctgtctatctgatccatatagtcttggaaactactgaaccgatcggcgtgaaattttgtgcataggggttttagggaccgagaaaggtgactaagatagttcgagacccctccctctcctggaagggagaattcccatacaaatgaaagaaaatttcgcacaactcgagaaccaatcaagcaaatacaaccaaatgtTGCATGTGAATATTTTAGGGATAACAAAAATGTCCATATTGTCCCCTGCTTTTTCTGtaaaggaggggtctcataaaaatgaaacacaaattaagCATAACTCGAgcaccaatcaagcaaatacaaccaaattttgtgtacgaatgtttttgagagcaagaaaaattttcatggtggttcgacacccctccctcttctggatggagggctctcatacaaatgaaactcaaatttcttcacaactcaagaactaatcacgcaaatgaaaccaaatttaacatgtggaggtttttggg from Wyeomyia smithii strain HCP4-BCI-WySm-NY-G18 chromosome 3, ASM2978416v1, whole genome shotgun sequence encodes the following:
- the LOC129727100 gene encoding venom serine protease Bi-VSP-like, which codes for MDLLILTFIVVHMILVNGQNDACSTPDGQSGICIMYNDCDFIMRLLVQNSQKRDPNIENFVIQSICGNRDTSQLVCCSALRFSQQTIATTTSGSFFFSNIQSVTTPVVPTNTVGLQNGQYRLPTNPIEMCGMSNASHSRVVGGVDAQRGAWPWIAVLGYRASNFDLTTGFRFLCGGTLITSRHVLSSAHCIQNLLFFVRLGEYDITSDNDGANPVDIYVEKTFVHEQYNAKTIQHDIALIRLQQNAPLSNAIKPICLPVEQAIRSADLTYYSPFVAGWGATSYRGPTASRLQEVQVVVVPIDQCAFNYQLYFPDQIFDNTVLCAGLPQGGKDSCQGDSGGPLMLPQRSSNGQYYYFNLIGIVSYGYECAKAGFPGVYVKVGPYIPWIESKLNL
- the LOC129727102 gene encoding uncharacterized protein LOC129727102, which codes for MPLADICWKLLLFPWIAKFGQWKEICWLQFQTTTPFPFITLPNGYTFPSTTTTPSFTFIPLTTAPVNASTGTTALTTVTSVPSNTTTTAQNTSISTTTTFSTLTSTTFQTTQSTGTATTVTSPISSTLFTSPLTSTTFATTSGTTVSVSPTTQTIPTPPLTSTPGSSLFPTVTFTTPFPTSTISSGTLTTLPPITTVSNISPLPTFPTFLSTLYPPTTPGTVSTTATVCAPVPSTCPPTISVTPVAAAIDPRLLPRQLPNGCPCIDIRQQSYV